In the genome of Acidimicrobiia bacterium, one region contains:
- a CDS encoding ABC transporter permease yields MTAAIELPRPRAIPRWLLRLGSFLAILASLILMWEGYKALGQATGGTIPFTDVRLPVRTDDTSMPHVKDIFAALFRPVSRGRNADILGWLLLKNALTTFHRAAVGFVMGSVAGFALGALFTRSRLLERGLMPFVVVSQTIPLIAIAPMVVIWGGSGAWPSWVVGALRLDDAGFSVAVISAYLTFFPVTINSLRGLRSPDPNALELMRSYAATEGQILTKLRVPASIPYVFTALKISATASIIGAIIGELPAGVGDGLGRALLTFSYYYVSGPEKLFATIIVSALLGIAFVSLVTLAEHLVVNRGNRRRAPVAVEGTPV; encoded by the coding sequence GTGACGGCCGCCATCGAACTCCCCCGCCCTCGCGCCATCCCACGGTGGCTGCTGCGGCTGGGATCGTTCCTGGCGATCCTGGCCTCCCTGATCCTCATGTGGGAGGGCTACAAGGCACTGGGCCAGGCCACCGGCGGAACCATCCCCTTCACCGACGTGCGGCTGCCGGTGCGCACCGACGACACCTCGATGCCCCACGTCAAGGACATCTTCGCCGCCCTGTTCCGCCCGGTGAGCCGGGGCCGCAACGCCGACATCCTCGGATGGCTGCTCCTCAAGAACGCCCTGACCACCTTCCATCGGGCGGCGGTCGGGTTCGTCATGGGCAGCGTCGCCGGGTTCGCCCTGGGCGCCCTCTTCACCCGGTCCCGACTGCTGGAGCGGGGCCTGATGCCGTTCGTGGTGGTGTCGCAGACCATCCCGCTGATCGCCATCGCCCCCATGGTGGTGATCTGGGGCGGGTCGGGGGCGTGGCCCTCGTGGGTGGTGGGCGCCCTCCGCCTCGACGACGCCGGATTCTCGGTGGCGGTGATCTCCGCCTACCTGACGTTCTTCCCGGTCACCATCAACTCGCTGCGGGGCCTCCGCTCACCCGATCCCAACGCGCTCGAACTGATGCGCTCCTACGCCGCCACCGAAGGCCAGATCCTCACCAAGCTCCGGGTGCCGGCATCGATTCCCTATGTGTTCACCGCCCTGAAGATCTCGGCGACGGCGAGCATCATCGGGGCGATCATCGGCGAGCTCCCCGCCGGGGTCGGCGACGGTCTGGGCCGGGCCCTGCTCACATTCTCGTACTACTACGTGAGCGGCCCCGAGAAGCTTTTCGCCACCATCATCGTCTCGGCCCTGCTCGGCATCGCCTTCGTCTCGCTGGTCACGCTGGCCGAGCACCTGGTGGTGAACCGGGGCAATCGGCGACGCGCTCCGGTTGCGGTGGAGGGCACCCCCGTCTGA
- a CDS encoding COX15/CtaA family protein — MPTTRTLSRWTLFATVTLVALGGFTRGSGSGYGCADRWPLCEGGVLGGLLPRWEYHMVIEWSHRWLAVVVGLLIVALLIAAWRESRRRTVLVAGASTALAVVTVQAWLGRMVVKGDLDRDLVMVHLAVSFLLVAVLVLLVVATRSPRQEMVPSAARAWTAGLLAMLAYGAMLLGSSVHNQFFEGWPLVSGRVFPEFVDRQVALHWAHRLTAGAGWAMVSVAAWRAGRRGLPERHWLTTGAVAFTGNVALGGAHVVTEVTSAAIVSAHILLAAIAWAALVGATVIAAGWATRPVEA; from the coding sequence GTGCCCACCACCCGGACCCTGTCGCGCTGGACCCTCTTCGCCACCGTGACCCTGGTCGCCCTGGGCGGCTTCACCCGGGGAAGCGGCAGCGGGTACGGCTGTGCCGACCGGTGGCCGCTGTGCGAGGGAGGGGTGCTCGGCGGTCTGCTGCCCCGCTGGGAGTACCACATGGTCATCGAGTGGTCCCACCGGTGGCTGGCCGTCGTCGTCGGGCTTCTCATCGTCGCGCTGCTCATCGCCGCCTGGCGGGAAAGCCGCCGCCGCACGGTGCTGGTGGCCGGAGCCTCTACGGCCCTGGCCGTGGTGACCGTGCAGGCCTGGCTGGGGCGGATGGTGGTGAAGGGTGACCTCGACCGCGACCTGGTGATGGTCCATCTGGCGGTCTCGTTCCTCCTGGTGGCGGTGCTGGTGCTGCTGGTGGTGGCCACCCGAAGCCCTCGCCAGGAGATGGTTCCATCGGCGGCGCGCGCCTGGACCGCCGGCCTGCTGGCGATGCTCGCCTACGGGGCGATGCTCCTCGGATCGTCGGTGCACAACCAGTTCTTCGAGGGATGGCCGCTGGTGTCGGGGAGGGTGTTCCCCGAGTTCGTCGACCGCCAGGTGGCGCTGCACTGGGCGCATCGCCTCACGGCGGGAGCGGGATGGGCGATGGTGAGCGTCGCCGCCTGGCGGGCCGGGCGACGAGGGCTGCCGGAGCGCCACTGGCTTACGACCGGGGCGGTCGCCTTCACCGGGAACGTCGCCCTCGGTGGTGCGCACGTGGTGACCGAGGTGACATCGGCGGCGATCGTCTCTGCCCACATCCTGCTGGCGGCGATCGCCTGGGCGGCCCTCGTGGGCGCCACGGTGATCGCCGCCGGGTGGGCGACCCGACCCGTCGAGGCGTAG
- a CDS encoding ABC transporter substrate-binding protein: protein MRRTAALLLALVLLACGDDAAVTTTAPAGFSVEIAGITLDAPPQRIISGSPTHTEILFAIGAGDQVIAVDAFSDFPAEAAALPRLDAFNPSVEGFAALDPDLVVLTFDPGEVVEGLAALGVPALVLDAPVTVEDVYVQILQLGDLTDNRAGAEAVTGSMRSDIAALLETLPEATEPLTYYHELDPTYYSVGSDTFLGSLYGMLGMSSIADAAGGGWPQLSAEFIVEADPDFVFLADTLCCGVTPEAVAERPGWETMTAVRQGRVIPVDESLASRWGPRLVEFLEKVAVAVHAGSDA from the coding sequence ATGAGGAGGACCGCAGCGCTGCTGCTCGCCCTCGTACTGCTCGCCTGCGGCGACGACGCCGCGGTGACCACCACCGCACCAGCCGGGTTCTCGGTGGAGATCGCCGGGATCACCCTGGATGCTCCACCGCAGCGGATCATCTCCGGCTCCCCGACCCACACCGAGATCCTGTTCGCCATCGGCGCCGGGGACCAGGTGATCGCCGTCGACGCCTTCTCCGACTTCCCGGCCGAGGCCGCAGCACTTCCCCGGCTCGACGCCTTCAACCCGAGCGTCGAAGGGTTCGCCGCTCTCGATCCCGATCTGGTGGTGCTCACCTTCGACCCCGGCGAAGTGGTCGAGGGTCTGGCCGCTCTCGGGGTCCCGGCGCTGGTGCTCGACGCGCCGGTCACCGTCGAGGACGTCTACGTCCAGATCCTCCAACTGGGGGATCTCACCGACAACAGGGCGGGTGCCGAGGCGGTGACCGGGTCGATGCGGTCCGACATCGCCGCCCTGCTCGAGACCCTGCCCGAGGCGACCGAGCCGCTCACCTACTACCACGAGCTCGATCCCACCTACTACTCGGTCGGCTCCGACACCTTCCTCGGCTCCCTGTACGGGATGCTCGGGATGTCCAGCATCGCCGACGCCGCCGGCGGCGGCTGGCCCCAGCTCTCGGCCGAGTTCATCGTCGAGGCCGACCCCGACTTCGTGTTCCTCGCCGACACCCTCTGCTGCGGTGTCACCCCGGAGGCGGTGGCGGAGCGGCCCGGGTGGGAGACGATGACTGCCGTGCGCCAGGGTCGGGTGATACCGGTGGACGAGTCGCTGGCATCTCGCTGGGGCCCGCGCCTCGTCGAGTTCCTGGAGAAGGTGGCGGTCGCCGTGCACGCCGGGAGCGACGCCTGA
- a CDS encoding iron ABC transporter permease, with the protein MTRRRIPGVTLISVGVVAFVAVVLGILVGPASLSPGGVLMELVDRLPLVSVDSGLDDRQAAILWELRVPRVALGFLVGATLSLAGGAYQGVFRNPLADPYLLGVAAGAGLGATLVIVVAGSVSALVPVAAFAGAVAAVAAAYVLGAASGGRRSGVTLILAGVAVAAFLTAAQTFVQQQNADTIREVYSWILGRLGTVGWSEVVMMAPYAVVSAAVILSHRRLLDVLSVGEEEARTLGVRPDRVRLVVVLAATLGTAGAVAVSGLIGFVGIVVPHAVRLLAGGALRVVLPLSVLAGGAFLVLADLLARTVSSPAEVPIGVITAFFGGPFFLLVLRNSQRDAPR; encoded by the coding sequence CTGACCCGGCGTCGCATTCCGGGCGTCACCCTGATCTCGGTCGGGGTGGTCGCCTTCGTCGCCGTCGTGCTCGGGATCCTCGTCGGGCCGGCGTCGCTCTCGCCGGGAGGCGTGCTGATGGAGTTGGTCGACCGGCTGCCCCTGGTCTCGGTCGACTCCGGTCTCGACGACCGGCAGGCGGCGATCCTGTGGGAGCTGCGCGTGCCCCGGGTGGCGCTCGGGTTCCTGGTCGGGGCGACCCTGTCTCTGGCCGGGGGGGCCTACCAGGGAGTGTTCCGCAACCCCCTGGCCGACCCCTACCTGCTGGGGGTGGCGGCCGGGGCCGGTCTCGGCGCCACCCTGGTGATCGTCGTCGCCGGGTCCGTGTCGGCCCTGGTGCCGGTGGCCGCCTTCGCCGGGGCGGTGGCGGCGGTGGCCGCCGCCTACGTCCTGGGAGCCGCCTCCGGAGGCAGACGCAGTGGCGTGACCCTGATCCTCGCCGGAGTGGCGGTGGCGGCGTTCCTCACCGCAGCCCAGACATTCGTGCAGCAGCAGAACGCCGACACGATCCGCGAGGTGTACTCGTGGATCCTGGGCCGCCTGGGAACGGTCGGGTGGTCGGAGGTGGTGATGATGGCTCCGTACGCAGTCGTTTCGGCGGCGGTGATCCTCTCCCACCGCCGTCTCCTCGACGTACTCTCCGTCGGCGAGGAGGAGGCCCGCACCCTGGGGGTGAGGCCCGACCGGGTGCGGCTGGTCGTGGTTCTGGCCGCCACCTTGGGAACCGCCGGGGCGGTGGCTGTCAGCGGCCTGATCGGGTTCGTCGGGATCGTCGTGCCCCATGCCGTGCGCTTGCTGGCCGGTGGGGCGTTGCGGGTGGTGCTGCCTCTGAGCGTGCTCGCCGGAGGCGCCTTCCTGGTGCTGGCCGATCTGCTCGCCCGAACCGTCTCCAGCCCGGCCGAGGTCCCCATCGGCGTCATCACCGCATTCTTCGGAGGGCCCTTCTTCCTCCTGGTCCTGCGCAACTCGCAGCGGGATGCGCCGAGATGA
- a CDS encoding ABC transporter ATP-binding protein, which translates to MSGVVLRDAGVAFGGRPVVSGVSTAVEPGGWLAVIGPNGAGKTSLLRAIAGTVRYAGSIRVAGAEVSGLDARRAARLVAVVPQHPVLPDEMEVGDYVLLGRTPHTGYFGLESAADREAAASALERLDAAPLAGRRLGTLSGGERQRVVLARALAQDAGVLLLDEPTAALDIGHGQQVLDLVDGLRAASGMAVVSAIHDLTLAAQYADRALLLVDGSVVTEGTPAQVLTEESIALFPGARVTVLRGPGGEPVILPRRAAMGPG; encoded by the coding sequence ATGAGCGGTGTCGTGCTCAGAGATGCCGGCGTGGCCTTCGGAGGCAGGCCCGTGGTGTCGGGGGTGTCGACCGCGGTGGAGCCAGGAGGCTGGCTGGCCGTGATCGGGCCCAACGGCGCCGGCAAGACCTCACTGCTGCGTGCCATCGCCGGCACCGTGCGCTACGCGGGGTCGATCCGGGTGGCCGGTGCGGAGGTGTCGGGTCTCGACGCCAGGCGTGCCGCCCGCCTGGTGGCGGTGGTGCCCCAGCACCCGGTCCTTCCCGACGAAATGGAGGTGGGCGACTACGTGCTCCTGGGGAGGACCCCGCACACCGGGTACTTCGGGCTGGAGTCGGCAGCCGACCGGGAGGCCGCGGCCTCCGCCCTGGAGCGTCTCGACGCCGCCCCACTCGCCGGAAGACGCCTGGGAACGCTCTCGGGTGGAGAGCGCCAGCGGGTGGTGCTGGCCCGGGCTCTCGCCCAGGATGCAGGCGTGCTCCTCCTCGACGAGCCTACGGCGGCGCTCGACATCGGCCACGGGCAACAGGTGCTCGACCTGGTGGACGGGTTGCGGGCCGCCTCCGGGATGGCGGTGGTGTCGGCCATCCACGACCTCACCCTCGCCGCCCAGTACGCCGATCGGGCCCTGCTGCTGGTCGACGGGAGCGTCGTCACCGAGGGCACGCCCGCCCAGGTGCTCACCGAGGAGTCGATCGCCCTCTTCCCCGGAGCCAGGGTGACCGTGCTGCGCGGTCCCGGCGGCGAGCCGGTGATCCTGCCCCGGCGAGCCGCGATGGGGCCCGGCTGA
- a CDS encoding M23 family metallopeptidase → MLRPVSIALMVLLAVVTALPAGAGDEATLEDLLATVESRIERVREVDRLARFGEAVDSGFEDLDLLFGTVRSTAARRLKDALGSETAAQVLDLSAGWQVELDGAEPIGSGLDPASAREAERLAGEWAGLRRALLELRVVAAARGPERACPVVGDEYWFVDDWADARPGGRSHKGTDLIAPMRTPVQAIEDGVVVQASWHRSGGRQIYIRADSTGDVYYYAHLDYWEKWIWTGTRVRAGDVIGLLGRSGNTDSPHLHFGWMPGSRRVDLENLQNPYPLLLEICPDNFVPEWIPASDGG, encoded by the coding sequence ATGTTGCGCCCCGTGTCGATCGCCTTGATGGTCCTCCTCGCTGTGGTGACCGCCCTCCCCGCCGGTGCGGGCGACGAGGCGACCCTCGAGGACCTGCTGGCGACGGTCGAGTCCAGGATCGAGCGGGTGCGGGAGGTTGATCGCCTCGCTCGCTTCGGCGAGGCGGTCGACTCCGGGTTCGAGGACCTCGACCTCCTGTTCGGGACGGTGCGCTCCACCGCCGCCAGGCGTCTGAAGGATGCGCTCGGATCGGAGACGGCCGCACAGGTCCTCGACCTGTCGGCGGGATGGCAGGTCGAGCTCGACGGTGCCGAGCCGATCGGATCCGGCCTCGATCCTGCGTCCGCCCGGGAGGCGGAGCGCTTGGCCGGCGAGTGGGCGGGGCTCCGCCGGGCGCTGTTGGAGCTCCGGGTGGTGGCGGCGGCCAGGGGGCCGGAGCGAGCGTGTCCGGTGGTGGGCGACGAGTACTGGTTCGTCGACGACTGGGCCGACGCGCGCCCGGGCGGCCGTTCCCACAAGGGCACCGACCTGATCGCCCCGATGCGCACCCCGGTGCAGGCCATCGAGGACGGGGTGGTGGTGCAGGCCAGCTGGCACCGATCCGGGGGACGCCAGATCTACATCCGGGCCGACTCGACCGGAGACGTCTACTACTACGCCCATCTCGATTACTGGGAGAAGTGGATCTGGACGGGGACCCGGGTGCGCGCTGGCGACGTCATCGGCCTCCTCGGGCGATCCGGCAACACCGACTCGCCCCATCTCCACTTCGGCTGGATGCCCGGGTCGCGACGGGTCGACCTGGAGAACCTGCAGAACCCGTACCCGTTGCTGCTGGAGATCTGCCCGGACAACTTCGTCCCGGAGTGGATCCCGGCATCAGACGGCGGCTGA
- the surE gene encoding 5'/3'-nucleotidase SurE, whose protein sequence is MASVRILLTNDDGIDAPGLLPFARALSGIGEVAVVVPDRERSWVGKAITRFDPVHVAERTVDGITVFACTGYPADCVQLGLNGVLPERPELVLSGVNIGYNCGAAYLQSSGTAGAALEAGIARVPAIAFSTGSSGMPWAEWKRWILTPEAMPVWERVSIIAAGIAIEAFPHMVPGEVLNVGIPDDADDATERRITRVAEVGYARLFAEQSPGVYTHAYGDLVTGPDGLDGTDVEAAREGVISVTAIRGAGNGPASNGVLEALAGS, encoded by the coding sequence GTGGCATCCGTGCGAATCCTCCTCACCAACGACGACGGCATCGACGCCCCCGGCCTGCTCCCGTTTGCCAGAGCCCTGAGCGGGATCGGCGAGGTGGCGGTGGTCGTCCCCGACCGGGAGCGCTCCTGGGTGGGCAAGGCGATCACCCGCTTCGACCCGGTGCACGTCGCGGAGCGCACCGTGGACGGCATCACGGTGTTCGCCTGCACCGGGTACCCGGCCGACTGCGTGCAGTTGGGCCTCAACGGAGTCCTGCCGGAGCGGCCCGAACTCGTGCTCTCCGGAGTGAACATCGGATACAACTGCGGGGCCGCCTACCTGCAGTCCAGCGGAACCGCAGGGGCGGCGCTGGAGGCGGGGATCGCCAGGGTGCCGGCCATCGCCTTCTCCACCGGGTCGAGCGGAATGCCGTGGGCCGAGTGGAAGCGATGGATCCTCACCCCGGAGGCCATGCCGGTGTGGGAGCGGGTCTCCATCATCGCCGCCGGCATCGCCATCGAGGCCTTCCCCCACATGGTCCCCGGGGAGGTGCTCAACGTCGGCATCCCCGACGACGCCGACGACGCGACCGAGCGACGCATCACCCGCGTGGCCGAGGTCGGGTACGCCCGGCTGTTCGCCGAGCAGAGCCCGGGCGTATACACCCATGCCTACGGGGACCTGGTCACCGGCCCCGACGGGCTGGACGGAACCGACGTCGAGGCCGCACGCGAGGGCGTGATCTCGGTCACCGCCATCAGGGGCGCCGGCAACGGCCCGGCCAGCAACGGGGTCCTCGAGGCGCTGGCCGGCTCCTGA
- a CDS encoding beta-propeller domain-containing protein: MRRISTLLVAMGLLLAACGDDASSTTTTGGTISAAGSSFNPRNLTFTARLTPFDACDAVLAHFKAEALERVGPYGLSGGPMWYGPVFAEDAAREGAVETTAAASLPTAGGQEGVDYSGTNVQVAGVDEPDIVKTDGTRIVSIIDGVIRYVDVSGDTPRLVDELTLESGWGHRFFLSGERAIVFSAGDLWGIPMFAEDAARIAPGGWGRPVSVVQEIDMSDPSNLQVVRTVRLDGTYLSARKVGDTVRMVLTSYPHDLPFVYPSNESAEDIALEANRRIIEQSTIETWLPGYTAYDADGRETGSGLVVDCNRMNRPAEFAGFDTLSITTLDMNSSLQVGGGTGVIAEGQTVYASTESLYVATNVWIPEDAWERFGTEMDDLEETYRTAIHKFDIAGEGPADYRASGSVEGHLLNQFAMDEHEGFLRVATTLGTPWGSDDSESQVVVLGERDGELAAVGSVGNMGEGEQIYSVRFIGDTGYVVTFRQVDPLYVLDLSDPENPSVSGELKIPGYSAYLHPLGEGRLLGVGQDADSEGRVRGAKVSVFDVSDPANPREIDSYSLKDSYTEAEWDHLAFLYWEPSDMVVLPLSVWADQFFGALVLKTDDGLREFGRVNHHRDTADMPESDCEQVEGAEGYLGDAVIQVCGEDDKGGYRGRSCEIIPLEEARGWLEEEAGIDLSGLGEDERLELCWPDYENQDPQIVRSLVIGDTLWTLSWRSLQANDLSTLEVETTIWFK, from the coding sequence ATGCGCCGGATCTCTACTCTGCTGGTTGCCATGGGGCTGCTGCTCGCCGCCTGTGGCGATGACGCCTCATCCACCACCACGACCGGCGGCACCATCTCTGCCGCAGGCTCCTCGTTCAACCCGCGCAACCTGACCTTCACCGCTCGCCTCACTCCGTTCGACGCCTGTGACGCCGTCCTCGCCCACTTCAAGGCCGAGGCGCTGGAGCGGGTCGGACCCTACGGGCTGAGCGGCGGTCCCATGTGGTACGGACCGGTGTTCGCCGAGGATGCCGCCCGGGAAGGAGCCGTGGAGACGACCGCGGCCGCCTCCCTGCCCACCGCAGGCGGCCAGGAGGGCGTCGACTACTCGGGCACCAACGTGCAGGTGGCCGGGGTGGACGAGCCGGACATCGTCAAGACCGACGGCACCCGGATCGTCTCCATCATCGACGGGGTGATCCGCTACGTGGACGTCTCCGGCGACACCCCGCGGCTCGTCGACGAGCTGACCCTCGAGTCGGGGTGGGGTCACCGCTTCTTCCTCAGCGGCGAGCGCGCCATCGTGTTCTCCGCCGGCGACCTGTGGGGGATCCCCATGTTCGCCGAAGACGCCGCTCGCATCGCACCCGGAGGATGGGGCCGTCCCGTGTCTGTGGTCCAGGAGATCGACATGAGCGACCCGTCCAACCTGCAGGTGGTGCGCACCGTCCGCCTCGACGGCACCTATCTGAGTGCCCGCAAGGTGGGCGACACGGTGCGGATGGTCCTCACCTCGTACCCGCACGACCTGCCGTTCGTGTATCCCTCCAACGAGTCGGCCGAGGACATCGCCCTCGAGGCCAACCGCAGGATCATCGAGCAGTCGACGATCGAGACCTGGCTCCCCGGCTACACCGCCTACGACGCCGACGGCCGGGAGACCGGCTCCGGCCTGGTGGTCGACTGCAACCGGATGAACCGCCCCGCCGAGTTCGCCGGGTTCGACACCCTGTCGATCACGACCCTGGACATGAACTCGTCGCTGCAGGTGGGCGGCGGGACCGGGGTCATAGCCGAGGGTCAGACCGTGTACGCCTCCACCGAGAGCCTGTACGTGGCCACCAACGTGTGGATTCCCGAGGACGCCTGGGAACGGTTCGGCACGGAGATGGATGACCTCGAGGAGACCTACCGGACCGCCATCCACAAGTTCGACATCGCCGGTGAGGGGCCGGCCGACTACCGGGCCAGCGGCTCGGTGGAGGGGCACCTGCTCAACCAGTTCGCCATGGACGAGCACGAGGGGTTCCTGCGGGTGGCCACCACCCTGGGCACGCCCTGGGGCAGCGACGACTCCGAGTCGCAGGTGGTGGTCCTGGGAGAACGCGACGGCGAGCTGGCCGCTGTCGGCTCCGTGGGGAACATGGGCGAGGGTGAGCAGATCTACTCGGTGCGTTTCATCGGCGACACCGGGTATGTGGTCACCTTCCGCCAGGTGGATCCGCTGTACGTGCTCGACCTGAGCGACCCTGAGAACCCGTCGGTGAGCGGCGAGCTGAAGATCCCCGGCTACTCGGCGTACCTGCATCCGCTGGGCGAGGGTCGCCTGCTCGGTGTTGGCCAGGACGCCGACTCGGAGGGCCGGGTGCGGGGCGCCAAGGTGTCGGTGTTCGACGTCTCCGACCCGGCCAACCCACGCGAGATCGACTCCTACTCGCTGAAGGACTCCTACACCGAGGCCGAGTGGGACCACCTGGCGTTCCTCTACTGGGAGCCGTCCGACATGGTGGTGCTTCCCCTGTCGGTGTGGGCCGACCAGTTCTTCGGGGCGCTGGTGCTCAAGACCGACGACGGGCTGCGCGAGTTCGGGCGGGTGAACCACCACCGGGACACCGCCGACATGCCCGAGTCCGATTGCGAGCAGGTGGAGGGTGCCGAGGGCTACCTGGGTGATGCCGTCATCCAGGTGTGCGGCGAGGACGACAAGGGCGGCTACCGGGGTCGATCGTGCGAGATCATCCCGCTCGAGGAGGCCCGTGGCTGGCTGGAGGAAGAGGCCGGTATCGATCTGAGCGGCCTGGGTGAGGATGAGCGCCTCGAGCTCTGCTGGCCCGACTACGAGAACCAGGACCCACAGATCGTGCGCTCGCTGGTGATCGGCGACACCCTGTGGACCCTGTCGTGGCGGAGCCTGCAGGCCAACGACCTGTCCACCCTCGAGGTGGAGACCACCATCTGGTTCAAGTAG